Within the Micromonospora citrea genome, the region CGCAGACCCCACGGGACCTCGCCGGGACCGCGCGCCGGCACGCGCTGGACGTGATGGTGCTCGACTCCTACGAGCTGGACCCGGCCGGGGCGGGCGCGCTGCGGCAGGCGGGCGTGCTGACCCTGGCCGTCGTCGACGGAGACACCCGGGGGCAGGACGCCGACCTCTACCTCGACCAGAACTTCGGCGCGTCGACCGCCGCGCCGGCCGGGCGGCTGCTCGCCGGCAGCGCGTACGCCCTGCTGCGGGACTCGGTGGTGGCCGCCCGGCCCGCGGCGCCCCGGCCCCCGACGGCGGTGCGGCGGCCCCGGGTGCTGGCGTTCTTCGGCGGCACCGACGCGGTCGGCGCGGCCCCGGTGCTGACCCGGATGCTGCTGGCCACCGGGCACCCGATGGACCTCACCGTCGTCGTTGGCCGGCCCGAGGTGGAGGCGGAACTGGCGGCCGTGCCGCCGGGGCGGGGGCAGTCGCTGCGCCCGGTGCCGCCCACCGACGAGCTGCCCGCGCTGATCGGCGCGGCGGACCTGGTGGTCAGCGCGGCCGGCACCTCCACCTGGGAGCTGTGCTGCCTCGGCGCGCCGTCGGCCCTGGTCTGCGTGGTGGACAACCAGCGCGAGTCGTACCGCCGGGTGGTCGAGGCCGGCCTCGTCGCCGGCCTCGGCGAGCTGCCGGAGCTGGCCGCCGCCGGGATGCCGGGGCGGGCGGCGCGGGCCGCCGCCGCCCGCACCCTCACCGGCCTGCTCTCCTCCCCCGAACGCCGCACCGCCCTCTCCGCCCGCGCCTGGTCCACCGTGGACGGGCTGGGCCGGGGCCGGGTGGTCGACGCGGTGCTGGCCGCCCTCGCCGCCGCGCCGGCCTGATCCGCCGGGCTCAGACCAGGCGTCGGACGCGCACCCTGGGCTGCTCGTTGCGCAGGTGGCCCAGCTTGTGCTGGCGGACCTGCTCGTCCCACACCTCCTGGTCGTAGTCCGGGTCCGGCGGGATCCACCTGTGGGAGCCGTCGCTGTAGTGGAACTTCTCGTCGCCGGCCCGCAGGATGCTCACCGCAGCCAGCCGAGGAAGCGCCGGTGCAGCGTGCCGGCCGGCGCCCAGGTCAGGTCCTCGGCGGCGCGCACGAACTGCGCGCCCATGTAGAGCGCCAGCGACATCGGCGCTCCCGCGAACTCCGCCCGCAACTCCTGCCGGCGGGTCCGGCAGGGCCAGGGCGCGCCGCACCCACCGCAGCTCCAGACCGGCAGCACCGGGCCGTGGGCGGTCACCGTGGACCACTGAGCAGAGGTACGTAGTGCGCCCGCTTCCGGATCCATTGCCGCCGTTCGGGGCAGGGGTGGAGCCGGCCGCACCCGCACAGGCCCAGCCCCACCTCGACGTGACGGGCGAGGATCGCATCGGCGGTCTCGACCTGGACCTGGGCGTACCTGATGAGGGCGGTCACGCCGTGGCTGACGCCCGCGGTCAGCCCGCCGCAGCTCTGTGGTGGCGAGTGACGGCTTTCCCGCCATGCGCGGAACAGGCGCCGCAGCAGCCCGTGGCTGCGGCCTCGGGCCGGCTCGACTGGTGGGTCCTCGGGGTCGAAAAACATGCCCGAGACGATCCCGGCGACCGTGGCCTGGCGGCCATGTCGGCTGGCCATGTCACTGTGCCATGAGCGGGCTCGACCTGCACGGATACCACTTCTAAGCTCCTGACCGAGCACCATGGGTAGTCACGTCACGATGCTGAGGGCTGCTGTGCCGCTCGATCATCTTCGGATTCCCGGCGAGTTCTGGTCGCGCGAGCGCGTCCGTGACGTGCTACGGGTCCGCGACATCGGCGTCCTGTTCCGGCTCCTCAGCCGGCACACCGGGGCAAGCCAGACGCGAATCGGAGCCGCCGTCGGTTTGGAACAGGGCTACGTCAGCCGGATCATCGCCGGACGAAAGGTGACCTCCATCGACGTGCTGGAACGGATCGCCGACGGGTGCGGCATGCCCGACGAGGCCCGGATGATGCTCGGCCTCGCGCCCCGTCAACGTTCATGTCACCGGGACATGGCCGTCGGCCCCAATGGTCGAGAGAGTGACGTGCCGGTCAACCAGTCCTGGCGCGAGGACATCCGCGCCGCCATGCAGCTGTGGGAAGGCGACGTGAACCGCCGAGACATGCTCCGTCAGGCAGTGTTCAGCTCCGCCGGTTACACCCTCCCGGCCCTACGTTGGTTCACAGCCCCTACCTCGCAGCCCGTCGCGCAGAACGGCCGGCGGACGGTCGGTCAGCCTGACATCGACACTATCCAGGAGATGGCCACCACCTACCGGCGACTCGACAACCAGTACGGCGGCGGCCACAACCGCGATACCGTTGCCCGCTACCTCCACCACGAGGTGACGCCTCTGGTGACCGAAGGCCGCTACGACCCGACGACCGGCCGCAGGCTGCTCGCCGCCGTCGTCGAACTGGCTCAGCTCGCCGGCTGGCAGGCGTACGACATGGCCGAACACGGTCTCGCCCAGCGCTACCTCACCCACGCCCTTGACCTCGCTCGGGCTACCGAAGACGTTGGCCTGGGTGCTGAGATCCTCGCCGCCATGAGCCACCAAGCCACCTACCTCGGCCACACCGCAACCGGCGTTGACCTCGCCCGTGCCGCCCGGCAGACGGCACACCGCGCCGGCCTCACCGTGCTCGCAGCCGAGGCGCTGGTCATGGAGGCCCACGCCCACGCCGCCGCCCGCGACGAACGCGCCTGCGCCACTGCACTGCACCACGCAGAACGAGCCCTTGACCGGGCCGACCGCAGCAGCGACCCGCAATGGCTGGGCTACTTCGACGAGGCGTATCTGTTCGCCAAGTTCGGCCACTGCTTCCACGCCCTCGGCCAAAATCAGCGGGCCGAACGTTTCGCCGCCCGCTCCCTGCGCATGGACGAGCGCTACGTACGCGGCAAAGCCTTCAACCTGGTCCTTCTCGCCTCCATCCACGCTCAACAGGGAGAGCCGGAACGCGCCAGCGCCATCGGAACCGAGGCCCTCACCCTGACCTCGCAGCTACGGTCGGCCCGGGCCGTGCGCTACCTGCGCGACCTGCAAACCCAGCTCACGACGCATCGTCGCCTGCCGGCGGTACGGCACTTCGTCACCCGCGTCGACGTGGTCCTTGGCCATCGTCGCTGATCACAGCTCGCCCCGAGCTTTGCGCGCGACCAGCTCCAACACCGCCATCACCGTGCCGGCACCCACGATCTCACCCCGGGACACCAGATCCCGCGTCTCCTCCAACGGGATCCAGGCCACCCGCTCGGCCTCGTTGACATCCACCGGAGCGCCGACGTGCACCGCGTCGCGGGCCAGGAACAGCAGGTTCTCCGCGTCCGCCGTGGCCACCCACGGTTGGAACGACAGCAACGGTTCCACGGCAACCGGACGCCAACCGGTCTCCTCCTCAACCTCCCGGATCGCGCAAGCCGCCGGCTGCTCACCATCGTCGACATAGCCACCCGGCAACTCCCAGACCCACCGGTCGAACACGAACCGATGCCGGCGCATCAGCAGCAGACGCTCCCGCTCGTCGAGCACGGCGACCATCGCCGACCGGGGTGCCCGGATCACGTACTGCTCGAATCTGACGCCGTCCGGCAGCTCGACGTCGGCGATGCTCAACCGCGCCCGGCGGCTGCCGTCCACCACCCGCTCGCCGTGAATCGTCCACCGGGTCGACTCGTTAACCTGCTCCTCCGCCACTCGACCAGTATCCCGATCACCCGGCCCGCTGCACCGTCCTTCGTGGTCGGCGGTGACGGACGTCGTCAGGGCAGGAGTTCGAGGGTGACGCGGGAGCGTAGCTCCGGGCGTTCGGCGAGGAGCCGCTCGACGACCGCCGCGGCCTCCGGCCCGGTGGCGAGGAAGCGGATCGGCCGCCGCTCCCGTTCCATCAGGGCCGCAGAGCGGGCCGGCTCGGCCAGCGGCATGTTGTAGAACGCGGGCGCGGAGTCGCCGTGGGTGCCCTGGAGGGTGGCGAGGAAGAGCGTCTCCAGGTAGCCCTCCCGCCGGTGCTCGCTGACCACGACGGTGACCGCGCCGGCGCGTACCGGCGCGTGGGCCAGCGCGCGCACGGTCACGTCGGCCTGCCGGGGCCGGTCCAGCAGGCCCGACCACCAGGCCGCCGCCCAGGTGGTGCTGCGGACGCCGAACGGCTGGGCGAAGATCCCGCCGCCGCGCGCCAGGCCGGCCGCCCCGGCCGTCGCCGCCACCAGCGACAGCGCGACCAGTGACCGGGCGACCGGGCCGGCCCGGCCCGGGTTCCGCCGGACGCGCCACGGGACCGGCCGCAGCAGGAACACCGCACCCACCCCGACGAAGAGGATCACCAGCAGCAGGTGCAGCGTCTTGCCGTAGTAGTAGCGCGGGTCGCTGCCCTGGAGGGTGAACCAGAGGTGGAAACCGGCGGCGAAGGCCAGCGCGGCGCCCAGCGCGCCCGCGTACCGGCGCCACACCGGCAGCCGCAGCCCGCCGGCGAGCAGCCCCGCGCCGACCACGCCGACAAGCGCCAGGTAGGCGTCGTAGCGGGGGAAGACGCCCCCGCCGGTGGCGGCGTTGTCGACCTGGTCGGTGAAGACCAGCCCCGCCACGCTGGGCAGCGGCGTCAGCACGGCCGTGGCCGCCGCCACCGTCGCGGCCAGCCAGGGCCGCCGGCGCACGGCCCGCCGGTGCCGGACCAGCCACGCCAGCACCAGCGCACCAACCACCGGCAGGAACATCAGGTACGCGAAGCCGATGCCGACGCAGAGCGCCCCGAGCAGGCAGAGCTGGGTGCCGGTGCGGGCCACCGGCCGGCACACCAGCGCGACCAGGATCGCGGTCAGCGCCAGGCCGAGGCTCTCCCCCGGGTAGCCGTACACGACGAAGCGGGCCAGCTCCGAGCCCAGGGCGAGGGCGGTGACGGCGGCGGCCAGGGCGACGGCGCGCAGCGGGTCGAGCAGCCGGCCGGCGATCCGCCCGGCGGCCCAGACCACCGCGAGCACCAGCAGGGCGTACGCGGCCAGCGACCAGCCGAGGTAGTGCTCCAGCGTGCTGGCCGGCGAGCCGGGCGCGGTCGACGAGCGCAGGAACCCGTCCAGCAGCGCGGCGGTGACGTGGAAGCCCTGCGGATACCAGACCATCGCCTCGGGGGCGATCCGCGCCGCGCCGTCCGGGTCGGCGAACAGGTAGCCGCCGACCGCGCGGACGCCCTCCACGGCGGCCAGGTGCCGGCTGTTGTCCTCGCCCGTCATCGCGTACGCCAGCCGGCCGGCCAGGCCGTCGGCGCGCAGGTACGGCCAGGCCAGGGCCAGCGTCGCCAGCATCGCCGCGACGACCGGGGCCGCGTCGGCCGGCGCCGGACGCGGCAGGCGCGGCCGGGCGCCGGTGACCAGGGCGAGGCCGAGCAGCGCGGTCAGCGCCGTGCCGGCCACCGGCACCGGGTGCAGGCCCCACGGCCACACCGAGAAGAGCAGGGCGGCGGCGCAGAGCGCCCCGAGCAGCAGCGCCGTGGCCAGCACCAGCCGGTCCAGCAGGGTGCGCCCGGCCCGCAGCAGCGCGGCCGTCAGCACGAGCACGAGCGGTGGGAGCACGGCGGCCACGCCCAGCGCGTACGCCAGCAGCGGGACGACCCAGGCGGCGGCGAGCCACCCGACGGCGGTTGCCGGACGGCGGACCCGGTTCGCCCGGGCCGGCTCCGGCGGGGCCGCCGGGCGGGGCGCCACCGGCACTCGGGTGGAACTGCTCTGCACTGGTCGTCTCCTCGGCGCGCGGCCCGCCCGGGCCCGGACGCAGCCGCCTCACGGTAGGGGCGGCCCGCCGACGTTTGACGACGCCGACGTGTGCGCCAGGTGACGGGCGGGCGACGAGCTGCCCCGCGTCGTACACGTGTGCCAACCCGGCGGGTAGGCTGGGCGGGTGACCGGGGCCGCCTACCAGCCGTCGATGCTGGACCTCACCGTCGCGGGGCCGTCGCTGGGGCCGCTGGCCGGCCGGCTGCGCCGGCATCCGCTCACCCGGGGCGCGTGGGTCGACCACCTGCCCGGCTGGGTCGCCGGCTCCGACGAGGTCTTCGACACCCTGCTGCGGGACGTGCCGTGGCGGGCCGAGCGCCGCACCATGTACGACTCCGAGGTCGACGTGCCGCGGCTGCTCTGCTGGTATTCCGGCCAGCGCCCGCTGCCGCATCCGCTGCTGGCCGAGGCGCGCGCCGCGCTCACCCGGCACTACGCGCCCGAGCTGGGCGAGCCCTTCGTCACCGCCGGCATGTGCCTCTACCGCTCCGGCCGCGACAGCGTCGCCTGGCACGGCGACACCCAGGGCCGCTCCGCGCACACCGACACCATGGTCGCCATCGTCTCGTTCGGCTCGCCCCGCACGCTGCTGCTGCGCCCCCGGGGCGGCGGCGACAGCCTGCGCTTCCCGCTCGGGCACGGCGACCTCGTGGTGATGGGCGGCTCCTGCCAGCGCACCTGGGAGCACGCGGTGCCGAAGACCGCCCGTCCCGTCGGGCCCCGCGTCAGCGTCCAGTTCCGCCCCGCCGGCGTCGCCTGACCGACCCGGCGGCCCTGGCTGCCGCCGGAGCGGCTCGGCCGGCGGCTGGACCTGGCACGGCTCTTCCTGCCCGAGCCGACCGGGCGCGCCCGGACTCGTTCGCCGCGCAGCACGCCGTCGCCCTCCCCGGGCGGGGCCGAGCGGGCGGGCCGAGCGGGCGGCCGAGCGGGCGGAGGGGACCGGCCGATCGGCGTCGGCCACCCCACCGTTCGACCGAGGGCCGGCAGGGTGGAAACCTGCGGCATAGTCTGGCGTGGATCGATGTCGATTGTCTTATGTCGAATGTCGCCTTCTGGGTCGAGTCGGTGCCCCCACCGTCACGGATCGTCGTGTTAGCTTGACGATCCAATCACTCTCCGCTGTCTCCTTGGAGCATTCCCGTGCCCGATGGACGTCCGACCGCGCGGCCGACCGACGCTCGTGCCCCGTTCGGCCTGCTTCGTCGCCACGTCGGGCTCGTCGTCGTGCTCGTCGCGGGTCTCGCGCTGCGCATCGCCATGATGGTCGCGTATCCGCCCGCGTTGTGGTTCCAGGGCGACTCCGGCACCTACCTGCGGCACTCGGCCGAGTGGCCGGCGATGCCGGCCCGGTGGACGTACCCGTGGCTACTCAAGGCCTTCGAGTGGACCGGCACCGTCGCCTCCGTGGTGGCCCTGCAGCACCTCGCCGGGCTCGCCCTGGGCGTCGCGTCCTACCTGCTGCTGCGCCGCCTGGGCGTCGGCCCGTGGCCGGCCACGCTCGCCGCGACGCCGATCCTGCTCGACGCCACGCAGCTCACGCTGGAGCAGTACCTGCTCACCGAGACCCTGTTCACCACCGCGCTGGCCGTCGCCGCGCTGCTGCTGGTGCGGCGCGAACGGCCCGGCACGCTCGCCGCCCTCGGCGCGGGCGTCGCCGTCGCCCTGGCCATGGCGACCCGACCCACCGGCGTGATCGCCGTCGGCGCCCTGCTGCTGTTCCTGCTCGTGCGGTGGCGGGGCTGGCGGGCGCCGGCCGCGTACCTGCTCGGCATCGCCGTCTTCTTCGGCGCCGCGTTCGCCGGCATCGGCACCGTCAAGGGCGCGCTCGGCCTGGAGGGCGGCAAGTTCCTCTACGGACGGACGGCGCAGATCGCCGACTGCGACCGGCTGGAACTGCGCCCCGGGCTGCGCAAGCTCTGCCCGACGCAGCCGCTGGACCAGCGCCCCGCCCGGCCCGACTGGTTCATCTGGAACCGGGACAGCCCCATCCGCAACGCCGAACGGCCGGAGGATCTCGACGAGTTCGCCCGCGAGGTGCTGCGCCAGCAGCCCGGCGACTACCTTGCCGCCGCGGCGTCCGACACCGCCCGGTACTTCTGGCCGACGCCGCTCGCGCCGACCGAGTCGTGCCTGGCCACCTGGTGGCGACCGCAGCCCGCGCCGACGAACTGGGCCGCGGACTACGACTGCGTACCACGCACCGCCGGCCCCGACTACCAGTGGCGGCCGGCGCCCTCGCAGGACGTCGAGCCGAACGCGGCCAGCCGGTTCCTGCACGCCTACGGCCGGTACGGGGTGACCCCGCCGCCGGTCCTGGCCGCCATGGTGCTGCTCGCGCTGGTCGGGGCGGTGTGGCCGCGCCGTGGCCGGCTTCGGCTGAGCCTGATCGCCCTGCTGTACGCCGGCATCGGCCTCGGGATCATGGTCTTCTCCGTGGCCACG harbors:
- a CDS encoding NUDIX hydrolase; translated protein: MAEEQVNESTRWTIHGERVVDGSRRARLSIADVELPDGVRFEQYVIRAPRSAMVAVLDERERLLLMRRHRFVFDRWVWELPGGYVDDGEQPAACAIREVEEETGWRPVAVEPLLSFQPWVATADAENLLFLARDAVHVGAPVDVNEAERVAWIPLEETRDLVSRGEIVGAGTVMAVLELVARKARGEL
- a CDS encoding PseG/SpsG family protein; protein product: MSTLRVGLRCDAGPRRGVGHLVRCLALGEEFLARGASVEVFGTVERVGWAGAQLAARGIPLRPGPQTPRDLAGTARRHALDVMVLDSYELDPAGAGALRQAGVLTLAVVDGDTRGQDADLYLDQNFGASTAAPAGRLLAGSAYALLRDSVVAARPAAPRPPTAVRRPRVLAFFGGTDAVGAAPVLTRMLLATGHPMDLTVVVGRPEVEAELAAVPPGRGQSLRPVPPTDELPALIGAADLVVSAAGTSTWELCCLGAPSALVCVVDNQRESYRRVVEAGLVAGLGELPELAAAGMPGRAARAAAARTLTGLLSSPERRTALSARAWSTVDGLGRGRVVDAVLAALAAAPA
- a CDS encoding glycosyltransferase family 39 protein, translating into MPDGRPTARPTDARAPFGLLRRHVGLVVVLVAGLALRIAMMVAYPPALWFQGDSGTYLRHSAEWPAMPARWTYPWLLKAFEWTGTVASVVALQHLAGLALGVASYLLLRRLGVGPWPATLAATPILLDATQLTLEQYLLTETLFTTALAVAALLLVRRERPGTLAALGAGVAVALAMATRPTGVIAVGALLLFLLVRWRGWRAPAAYLLGIAVFFGAAFAGIGTVKGALGLEGGKFLYGRTAQIADCDRLELRPGLRKLCPTQPLDQRPARPDWFIWNRDSPIRNAERPEDLDEFAREVLRQQPGDYLAAAASDTARYFWPTPLAPTESCLATWWRPQPAPTNWAADYDCVPRTAGPDYQWRPAPSQDVEPNAASRFLHAYGRYGVTPPPVLAAMVLLALVGAVWPRRGRLRLSLIALLYAGIGLGIMVFSVATSMFELRYGLPALAFLPIAAALGWQRLRSTPHPTDRPTPADGEPVGPTPADGKSVGRTPADGKPHGLTPADGKPHGLTPTGEDPHGPTPADGEPERPASTTAESNGDHDERTGDRGHGASAVPQRG
- a CDS encoding alpha-ketoglutarate-dependent dioxygenase AlkB: MLDLTVAGPSLGPLAGRLRRHPLTRGAWVDHLPGWVAGSDEVFDTLLRDVPWRAERRTMYDSEVDVPRLLCWYSGQRPLPHPLLAEARAALTRHYAPELGEPFVTAGMCLYRSGRDSVAWHGDTQGRSAHTDTMVAIVSFGSPRTLLLRPRGGGDSLRFPLGHGDLVVMGGSCQRTWEHAVPKTARPVGPRVSVQFRPAGVA
- a CDS encoding helix-turn-helix domain-containing protein translates to MLRAAVPLDHLRIPGEFWSRERVRDVLRVRDIGVLFRLLSRHTGASQTRIGAAVGLEQGYVSRIIAGRKVTSIDVLERIADGCGMPDEARMMLGLAPRQRSCHRDMAVGPNGRESDVPVNQSWREDIRAAMQLWEGDVNRRDMLRQAVFSSAGYTLPALRWFTAPTSQPVAQNGRRTVGQPDIDTIQEMATTYRRLDNQYGGGHNRDTVARYLHHEVTPLVTEGRYDPTTGRRLLAAVVELAQLAGWQAYDMAEHGLAQRYLTHALDLARATEDVGLGAEILAAMSHQATYLGHTATGVDLARAARQTAHRAGLTVLAAEALVMEAHAHAAARDERACATALHHAERALDRADRSSDPQWLGYFDEAYLFAKFGHCFHALGQNQRAERFAARSLRMDERYVRGKAFNLVLLASIHAQQGEPERASAIGTEALTLTSQLRSARAVRYLRDLQTQLTTHRRLPAVRHFVTRVDVVLGHRR